The genomic interval TGCTGTACGACCCGTGGCCGACCGTCCTCGCGGCCCGCTGGTCCGCGTACGGCGGGGCCGTGGTCAGCGGACTCGACCTGCTGGTGCACCAGGCGGTGCTCCAGGTGGAACAGATGACCGGACGCTCGCCCGCCCCGCTGGAGGCCATGCGGCACGCGGGCGAACGGGCTCTGGCGGCCCGGTAGGACCACTCCCCGTTCCGCAGGGGCGCCCTGGGCCCCTGCGCGCCGCGGCCCGCCGTCGCGGACGTCCGGGAGCCGAGCGGGGCCGACGTCCTCGGCGCCTGCGCCGCGAGGGCGACGGCCGGGCCTGGTCGCGGCGGCCGGCAGGTGATCCCGGCCGTCCGCCAGATGGACCGGCGGCCGGACCCCGCACCCGGCGTGGGAGGATCGAAGGACGGCGGACCGGGACCCGCGCACCCCGTCCCGCCGCGCGCGTACGCGAGAAGGAGCGTGCGCAGGGCAGTACCGGGGCGCGAACACGGAGGAGCACCGTTGAGCAGGTTGCGCTGGCTGACCGCGGGTGAGTCCCACGGTCCCGCACTCGTGGCGACGCTGGAGGGTCTTCCCGCCGGCGTGCCGATCACCACGGACATGGTGGCGGACCACCTGGCGAGGCGGCGGCTCGGCCACGGTCGCGGTGCCCGGATGAAGTTCGAGCGGGACGAGGTCACGTTCCTGGGCGGCGTCCGGCACGGACTGACCCTGGGCTCCCCGGTCGCGATCATGGTGGGCAACACCGAGTGGCCCAAGTGGGAGCAGGTCATGGCGGCCGACCCGGTCGACCCCGGCATCCTCCGGGGACTGGCCCGCAACGCCCCGCTCACCCGCCCGCGTCCCGGCCACGCCGACCTGGCCGGCATGCAGAAGTACGGTTTCGACGAGGCCCGGCCGGTCCTGGAGCGCGCCTCCGCCCGGGAGACCGCCGCCCGGGTGGCGCTCGGCGCGGTGGCCCGCTCGTACCTGAAGGAGACGGCCGGCGTCGAGATCGTCTCCCACGTGGTCGAACTGTGCTCCGTCAAGGCGCCGCAGGGCGTGTACCCCACTCCCGCCGACGTCGAGCGGCTCGACGCCGACCCGCTGCGCTGCCTGGACGCCGACACGTCGAAGGCGATGGTCGCCGAGGTCGACCAGGCGCACAAGGACGGCGACACCCTCGGCGGCGTGGTGGAGGTCCTAGCCTACGGCGTGCCCGTGGGCCTCGGCTCCCACGTCCACTGGGACCGCAAGCTCGACGCGCGGCTGGCCGGCGCCCTCATGGGCATCCAGGCCATCAAGGGCGTCGAGATCGGCGACGGCTTCGAGCTGGCCCGCGTGCCCGGCTCCGAGGCGCACGACGAGATCGTCAACACGCCCGAGGGCATCAAGCGGGTCTCCGGCCGGGCCGGCGGCACCGAGGGCGGCC from Streptomyces sp. DH-12 carries:
- the aroC gene encoding chorismate synthase, whose translation is MSRLRWLTAGESHGPALVATLEGLPAGVPITTDMVADHLARRRLGHGRGARMKFERDEVTFLGGVRHGLTLGSPVAIMVGNTEWPKWEQVMAADPVDPGILRGLARNAPLTRPRPGHADLAGMQKYGFDEARPVLERASARETAARVALGAVARSYLKETAGVEIVSHVVELCSVKAPQGVYPTPADVERLDADPLRCLDADTSKAMVAEVDQAHKDGDTLGGVVEVLAYGVPVGLGSHVHWDRKLDARLAGALMGIQAIKGVEIGDGFELARVPGSEAHDEIVNTPEGIKRVSGRAGGTEGGLSTGELLRVRAAMKPIATVPRALKTVDVTTGEAAQAHHQRSDVSAVPAAGIVAEAMVALVLADAVAEKFGGDSVTETRRNVTSYLDNLAIR